DNA from SAR324 cluster bacterium:
CATCATCAGCAAGCCTCCTCAGAGCCCAGCCTTATTCTGGCACCAAGATTGGTGGGGTTGGAACGAGCCATCATCCTTCACCGATCAAATGGCTCAGGTTTTTGTGGTGATTTATCTTTAGGGCACCCAGCCACAGAATGGCTGCCTACGTGTGATTCCTGGTTCTCACAGAAAATTACACGAGTTGCATTATGTCAACGCTCATACAGAATCTCTGTCTCGTGTAGAAAATCCCAATGATAGATTGTTCGAGTCACTTCCAGACCGAGTTGCCGTCACAATAAATTCTGGGGATGTGATCGTTGGGGATGCACGGCTGATTCATGGAGCATTTCCAAACGAGCAATCAGAGAATAGGACGCTAATTACTCTGTGATTTCATCCCAATTACGATTCCCTGACACCTGCACTTCAATCACGCATTTCTGAGATATTTTTGAGAACTGGTGTTGACACAGACCCTGCTGCACCCTATAAAATGACGCCTTCAGATTGGCCTGATGAAAATCGCGTAGGATGTGATTTTTTTATTTTCCTAAGAAGTTGGCAGGAATTGACTCGAATCCTTGGTGTCGAATTCCTGAAAGGCAGTAAGAGAGATGAGAGTGAACCTAAATTTATGGGGCTTATAACTCGCGAAGGCTAAACATCAACGGATAGCCTTCATGCTGTGCCATATCATGAACCTTATCTACCTTGGTCTCAGCTTCTTGCAGACTATAACTTCCAACAACAGCAACTCCGTGTTGATGTGCCTGCCACATGATTTGAATCGATATCTCCTGACCCTTGTGGAACACGACTTCCAACACATGCACAACAA
Protein-coding regions in this window:
- a CDS encoding ATP-dependent Clp protease adaptor ClpS, with product MADETTFKPKTKTKTQLKHPKQYQVLLHNDDFTPREFVVHVLEVVFHKGQEISIQIMWQAHQHGVAVVGSYSLQEAETKVDKVHDMAQHEGYPLMFSLREL